Within Burkholderia latens, the genomic segment GCGAATCAGCAGCACCGGGCAGCTCGATCCGCGCAGGAACCGCTCGGCCACGCTGCCGAGCAGCACGCGCTGAATCCCGCGACGGCCGTGCGTGCCGACCACCGCGAGATCGATCGCGCTCTCCTTCACGTAGCGCTGCAGGCGCTCCGCGACGTCCTCGCCGATGCTTTCGGTCTCGACGAGCTCGCCCTCGCCTTTGGCGCCGGCCTGCGCGATCGTCCGTTCGGCTTCAAGCAGCACCTTGCGGCCGTCGTCGCGGATTTCCTCGACGAGCGCATGCGGGTCGAAACGGCCGGCATACGTAAACAGCACCGACTTGTCGACCACATACACCGCGCTGACGTGCGCGCCGGTCGCGCGCGCGACCTTCAATGCTTCGGCAAGGGCCTGCTTCGACGACGCGCTG encodes:
- a CDS encoding universal stress protein codes for the protein MYEKIMVAVDGSASSKQALAEALKVARATGAHVSAVYVVDKSVLFTYAGRFDPHALVEEIRDDGRKVLLEAERTIAQAGAKGEGELVETESIGEDVAERLQRYVKESAIDLAVVGTHGRRGIQRVLLGSVAERFLRGSSCPVLLIRGNDSAVPASAAAA